The window agtctgcaaaagacctgagactggggcggagatttatcttccaacaagacaatgatccaaaacataaagcaaaatctacaatcaAATGATTCACAAACCAACATATtcaggtgttagaatggcctagtcaaagtccagacctgaatccaatagaGAATCTGGGGAAAGAGccgaaaactgctgttcacaaacgctctcTATCTAACCTCAACTTGCCATAGCCTAATGCATTCTttatgtccacaaacatttggacataaagtGCATGTTTTGATTACATATTAGCTGCATAAGCCATGTCCTGGCTTACTGACTACATCTGGAGTGGTAATTAGATTTAAATTTAGAATTAGGGCATGAAAAGTGGCAGTGCTAGCTGAGCACCAGTGAACTATATTCCCACTGGGAGAATGGAATTCATCTTGATTAGGTCTTTCCTGGAACTCTTTCAGGTGTCGGTTTTCAGACAGCAACTGAATGAGGAGCACAATGAGGAGCACCTCACAGGGCCTTTTGTTGCAGCTGCAGGGTAGCTCTTAAACTAGCATTCACATACTATTAATTACAGCTTTTACAGAATACAAAGGCAGTTTAACACCCTTTATCACAGTTAAGCTGGGAGCCTCTAGAAAGTGCAGGTTTACGAGTTCTTCCAGGTAACTGAGCTTATTACGttctgaaaatttgatatgcTTATGTTCTTTTTGGGTAAACACATAGTCATCTCCAAAACTAAAAGACTACAAGATAGAGTTTCTATAATGGTTATTGTGTAACAGGCCAAAACAGACCTCTGTATTTATGCCATACTTATAGTCATGGGTCATGACAATGTTCCAGGTGTGAGCTGGATTTTTCTATGACAGAACAAAAAGCATTTAGAGATTCTTCTTCCTCCATCTCACCCTGTGATAAACACACATTCCAAACCCCAAACATTTAGTCCTATGTATATTTGTCTGTTCACTGATTATGGATCTTCGGAATTATGAACTCATAAAGAGCACCAAAAATTGATTAGGTGTTACTCAGTCTTGATGCTCCTAGCTATACAGTCTGCCTTTTAAACATTTGTGAATCAATCGGTGGCTCGAAAAACATTCCAGCATTGTTCTGTAATAGGACACTAGCACTGCAACAAATCAGCTGGTGAAAATTCTTTCCTCCTAAATATTCCACCATTGGCTGTGGGTGGTAGTAAAAACTCTGCCCTGAACTCTCAGACCAGGTAAAGATAGGGAGCGGGGTTTGCCGAGTATATATAAAATTTGCGAACAATCTGCTGACTCAATTGCAGAGTTTCTGTTTCTGCTGTTAGAGCTGCAAAAAGGAACAACACCACATTAATGCCGATACACTTCGGATGCGGCAGGTGTAAAGGGTGTCCCAATTCCATTGTCCATATACAATGGCAAGCCAAACCCCATGGgagagcagtatgtaaactgataataaagtgttacctcaggatatacagtgccctccataattattggcacccctggttaagatgtgttctttagcttctcataaattgagttttgttcaaaataatataggaccacgatgggaaaaaaaaagtaaagtccaacctttaactcaagtaaattttaagggggaaataaaatccctgactaagaaatcattattcttcataaaatcacctgttccacaattattggcacccctaacaattcttaggaaataaatttaataaaagtatttctgtcacttctacagtagtttacgaagttgatcagagtatgtaggaacatttaattagtaattcacaacttcctgtttccctggggtatacagtgccctccataattattggcacccctggttaagatgtgttctttagcttctcataaattgagttttgttcaaaataatataggaccacgataggaaaaaaagtaaagtccaacctttaactcaagtaaattttaagggggaaataaaatccctgactaagaaataattattcttcataaaatcacctgttccacaattattggcacccctaacaattcttaggaaataaatttaataaaagtatttctgtcacttctacagtagtttacgaagttgatcagagtatgtaggaacatttaattagtaattcacaacttcctgtttccctggggtataaatatgacgtgacacagaggccatttatcttcaacatgggaaatacaaaggaacataccattcaagtgaggcagatgtgtgttgaccttcacaagtcaggcaatggctacaagaaaatcgctactcgcctacacctgtccatatctactgtcagaggaattattaagaagtttaaaacaactggaacagtggtaaacaagcctggacgaggacgcaagtttattttgccaccacgcacagtgaggaggatgataagagaaataaaaagttctccaaagctcactgttacagaattgcaacaaatggtagcttcttggggtcacaaagtctccaaaacaaccatcaggcgctatctacatgccaacaagctgtttgggaggcatgcacggaagaaaccatttctcactcacaatcataaacgcaaacgtttggagtttgctaagcggtactgggacttcaactgggaccgtgtgctttggtcagatgaaacaaagatagagctttttggcaacaaatgctctaagtgggtctggcgtaacacaagagctgagtatgcagaaaagcacctcatgcccactgtgaaatacggcgggggatcagtgatgctgtgggcctgtttctcttctaaaggccctgggaaccttgttagggtgcatggcatcatgaatgctctaaaataccaggacattttaaaacaaaatctggtggcttctgcccgaaagctgaagatgggtcgtcactgggtctttcagcaagataatgaccctaaacatgtggccaaatctacacagaaatggttcaccgcacacagaatcaagctcctcccatggccatctcagtccccagacctcaaccccattgaaaacctgtggggtgagctgaagaggagagtgcagaggagaggacccaggtcgttggatgatttagagagaatgtgcaaagaagaatggtcaaagatccctctttctgtattctcccatcttgtgaaacattacaggagaagattaggtgctgttttgttggcaaaagggggttgtacgaagtattaacatcaggggtgctaataattgtggcacacatgatttgatgttaaataattatttcttaatgtgggatttttttcctactgaataaattcacttgagttaaaggttgtattttactctttttttccatcgtggtcctatattattttgaacaaaactcaatttatgagaagctaaagaacacatcttaaccaggggtgccaataattatggagagCACTGTAAGTTGAACTTTAACCAGCATTCTTATGACAAGGCAACAAGTTTAGGACCTGATAGTGGGTGTTAGATGAATGATAAGTTCAATTTACAAAGTTGTATTTACACATTCTTGATTTTATAATTTAACATGTAGACCGTTAAACCGTGTGAAAGGTCACTCTGGCAGAAATGACAtctacatttaatgcaggaggccccacacacacatctcacaggtcagtgcagcgttctttagcttccataggacatggcaaaagtcatgggacacaaaattAGTTACGTCCCATCACagttggcatgtcagtgtagtgtaGGAATGTTGCAACAGGCTAAGCTAGCACTACTGTGCACTGAACAAACCTCAACATTTCACCCTAAACAGACCAGTGGATCTGTTCATTGTGGGGCTAAAGGGCTTTAGCAGTTTTAGACGACTGTTTAGGCCACTGGTGTTCTATAAAAGCACTGGAGTTTAGTGGCATTTCTTCTATATTAGGGCAGTGAGACAAATTTTACTTTCATTGTTATCACAGTTTTCACCATAAACACAAATGGAGCCCTTAATGCTACAGACTGTACTCATGTGACATAACTAGTTAGACAAGGTGAGGTAGAAGTCCACTGTTAACACGCACATCAAACTTAAtcttcagcctgagaaaaactCTTAAGCTTAAACTGATTGAGGatctttatttatcttatttcacATCAATATTGGGATATCAAACAGTGGTTTCACACAATACATGTACAGACATAGTGAAATACACTGAGGTAGAAGAATAATGATCTCTAAGTCCATGATGTTGATTAGTATTAATACTCACTGGAACTCTATCAGGGTACTTGTTGCGGATTTTGGCCGATTCCACACACCGGTGCTCTAAAGATAAGAAACGAGAAAATATGATTAGGAGAATCACCGATGCCTGCACTGCACACTGATGTAAGCAGGTGCTTTATGACGCAAAGCACTTTTCCAATTTATCGGCGTGTCATGCAGTGTTTTGACAGTACTGTGTTAATGTCATATGGAAGTCACAGCAGTAAATCACATGTGATTCGAATGGTACGCATAGAAAGGTAGCCAGTGCTTTGGTAAACAAAAAGATACCCCAGCTAACATCCCTATCCTAATACCAAGCATAATAAGTAATGCTGAATGcattattttgtttcatttatgCAAGCAcatagtgtgtatatacagtagtgctCTGATACAGAACactataaaacactgaataaaaattaAAGAGTGTTATTTAAACACTGGTTCTTGTTGGCAACCCAACACAGAAGCTGTAAGTGAAGCTCAGAGGAAGAACAGGAGAATGCAGGTTAAGAGCTGTTTAAAAATATGTCAGtaaatttaattcaaataaaaacagcaatcagtcaagaaatattaaataatatgctTGTTTTATCAGCTCAGCTTTCTTCAAAGGTTAAACGAGTGCACAAACCGGTCTGGAAAAGCAATTATATTTGCAGAGACTTTAATAAGAACAGGCAAGAGAGCTTGTTATTAGCCTATTTTTCTCTCTAGTTTGAAGATGTATTACAGTCTAACAGCAGAAAATGCTGCTCAAACATTCTTGTCCAAGCACTTAGCTCAAACACTAATGTGCAGACTCTTAACCTGTCCACAGTAAACAATAAAGAAATCAATACCGGGATAGAGTCTGCCAGTCTAATGATTTCAGGATCAAcagtataaatattaaattgaattgaattgaattaaattaaaaatagactATTAAAAATGATAACCTGAGACTTACTCGATcttaaagataaataataaaattaaaacaaaaatatatcagTACAAGGCTACAGGCTTCTTGGGAGTTCTGTAAAAATGCTTGGTAACATAAGTTGTAAAAactatacaaaaacaaaaatcatttgTCAGCAGCTTTTAgaattaaaatacaatttaatacaaataataaattaaaaggcTATATAGTTTAATTATCAGATCAGATGGATGCAAAAATTTGTtctactgtttttgttttgttacaataaAACACTTTAGGCTATTGTATGCTTATAATAAAAGAAGCGTGGCTATAAGCTCTGCTGATAATGATCTCTGAGCATCAGTGGGCATTAGTGTCAGAGAGGCTGGCATTGTCCTGAAGACACACTTTAATAACTGCACTTTAGCACACACTGGCCACAAGAACTCAGGATGTTATATTGATAATCAATATTGAGCTACTGAATATCAATTGGTCGTCTGTAACATATTGATAAGTGTGACATGAGATAATACTTTATTCAAGTATTTTCTAGTTCCACATGACAGAAAATCGTCTCTTTTGAATAAAATGAGTGCATTTATAAAGAGAGGTTGGGGAAAAATAACAACAAGTATATTCCCTTGCACCAATGCAAAAATCAGTGTTAAAATAGATCATGGAGAGCAACATGGGATCTTTAAACAGACAGCAGTTCTGAATAAAGGTGTGATCGCTTTTCTATAGTAAGATGGTTTATTTTGGGTCAGTGAAGGGGTGGTGTAGTTATTTACCCTACGTCTAGCTAATAAcgttttaacacacacacacacacacacacacacacacacacacacacacacacacacacacacacacgcacggcCTAACAATGTAAACATGATTACGACCAGCCCCTAGTATTCAGACATGCAGGTACAGATCTCCACATTATCTGAGGCTGGTGTTTACTGGCGGTGAATAATGAGCGCGGGTCTGTGTGGGTTTGATAAAAGTCAGTTTTATATCAGATTAAACAGAATTACCCAGAGAATGATCTTCTTTAAACATCCATTTCATGGTGGCGGATTCGGGCGGCCCTCTCCCAGTGCGGTGAAACAATGAATCAGTGTACAGGAGCTGCAAGAATAACCCgagcagaaagagacagaaacgGAGATTATCCTGAAAACAGCAGCGGTGTCAACACTCCGCCTGCATTAGCcttagcactagcattagctttagcactgCTGGACGGACGGCTGACGTCATGCAGGTCATACCAACCAGCTCTGTGGGGGATGTGCCGAAACAGGACTCGGGTTAAATCCTGCACCCGGTGACCAACCACATTCCCCAAAGATTTTGatttgtaaatatgtaaatattgtttGTATTATATTAAGCTTGAAATATACATTTAACGCATAATTCATATTATAACACATAGTTTTATTATTTGTGGGAAGCACCTTTATCCTAAAAAGCATTAACTTGAAAAGTGTTAAAAGAGCCTTAATCATTTAAAACCTTTAAGTGAACGTTGATTCAATTCAGGTAGCCAATGTTAGATAAAGGTTGTAtaatcaatattatatatatatatatatatatatatatatatatatatatatatatatatatatatatatatatatatatatatatatatatatatatataaggtttaGTGTTAGTGTTCTTTGATATAAGTGGGAGGGTGGCCTacaggcttgttttttttttttttacatttatatttatcctTACAACTGAATATGGGCTTTTCATATTGTttagcaattgaaaaaaaaaataatgtacgtTCACCATAATTCTGAATATATGTCTGGAAAACCTTTTATTAGGACATGTTTGTTAAATGTAAATTATcattgtatatatgttttttttattgtcctttattttatttatcgtATTAATAATTGTCTTGCATTCTAATCAGTCATGAAATCAAGTGGACCAAATAGTCTGAAATGTCCAATTCAGTAATCAGATCAGTTTCACACACAGTATACCAGAAACCAGGAGAGCTATGTCCAGACGTTTGTCTCTAACCattgttttaaatattgtcataaaaaaaaaaattaggcctAATATACTATTAAGGCTATTTATTGGTTAATGAGTATGTTATAAATACTGGTAATTCTGTGGCCTttgttatgcccatatttgggctTCAGCTTCTTAGCTTGATTTTCAGTGGCAGAGTTCATTTTTAAATCACCTATATGTTCTGTGGTGATTAAATACAGAATATAACACTTTTGTGTACGTGTTTCTCCTGCACATCACGTTAAAATAACATTCCTGGAACACTATCTGTAATGTTCCTTCCTGGGACCTTTTTTAAAacgttgcaaaaaaaaaagtaataaatctgttttaaatggtAGCTTTATTTTGGTATGATTTAAGTTTTTTGCTAAGAGGtggaataataaatatatttgacaACAGAGGGGGTGGGGCGTGGGTGGCCATGGTAACTGTGGGCGGATGTTCGCTTTCTGTTTCCTGGAGGCGGTCATGGTAACGCTGGGACGCTTCGCTTCAGGAGCAGttaccgttagcattagcattagcatggctTTTAAACCCGAATTAGGCACTGCACGTCTGCGGCCGAACTGATAGATACAGTACATTTAATCCGAATTAAATACGAGAGAAACCGATTCTACAGCACACAACACACCTTAACACATCTCCATTACAGCTTAACCTTAACCAATGCTAACCAGAACAGCCCCACTGTTATTTCTCAGTAGGTTTTAACTGTTCTTCAGAGCGAGTTTAGAACTGTTCTTCAGAGCGAGTTCAGAACAGCGAGGAGGGTTTCAGTGATGGCTTTTTATGAAGTGTACTCCCACCCTGCTTTAATAAGATATAAAACCAATGTGTGTACTCGCGCCACCCTGTTCGTGCTGATGGTTTTCTGTCTTACGTACATCCCGCCACTGCTGGTCGCCTACAAGAGCCAAGGTAAGTGTTCACTACAGCAGCACCTCATTAATACAGCTGGTATACTGTAAGAATTTAGTATATTAACCCCGTGAACTTGCTCATGGACTTACTTAATATACTGGCTGTGCTGACTAGCTTATGAACTCCAGGAGCTCATGTTAAACAGTGCATGGCTTTACTGACTGACACCTCCAATACAGTGCAGCATTTCATCAgtaactgatgttttttttctttgtttgcagGATTCTGGCTGAAGAGAAGCACATATGAGGAGCAGCCGGTTGTGCAGTTCCAGTACCAGATGTTAATGATTGGAGCCACTGGAACAGCAGGAGAATTTGTGGCGTGGAGCACTTTTCCTGACTTTAACCGTCTGCTGGGAAGCAACCTTCGCATCCCTGCAGTGTCTGTAAGTACTACAGACACAGAAATGTACACAAAAGTTTGAATACCACAAACTAGCTAGCACACAACATGTTCCCAGAGTTCACCAGAGCATCACAAACAAAATGTTATTTACTCATAAACACAGGTTCTTTTCTTTGGAAGGCGGTGGATATAATTTTTATGGTGCCTCACCAACACTAGATAGCTTTGGTCTGAGTAGCTCCAAATAACTAAATAGCTTTTGGAGTGTTCGGTTAACACAGCTAGATAGACAGTACAAAGGTGGAAGAAACAAACTTTTGACAGTGGGTGTGGGCATATGAAATAAGTGTATTATGTTTAAAAGCACATGTTTGTGTTTTGCAGGTCAAGGAGGAGGACAGCAATCAGGATGGAAAATCAGACCGGCTGCGTCTCCAGCTCAGTGTTCCACTGAAAGCAGAAGAGCAGATTTACAGCATTCAGCTACTCCTCACCTTCTCATACCAGTTGTTTGTGTGTATCAGCACAGTACCACAAAAACACACCCTAACCCTTAATTTAGGGCAAActgtcccaaaattattcaacaaAATCCCACAAACACAAGCAAATGCCACCCTACGCCAAATACAGTCCAATGGCAGAAATCACCTCAACTCTACAAAAAACTCTAATaccaaatatataataaaacacttacAAATGCCAGCAGACACTAGGTAATGCCATCAAATGTAATCAGTTTGCATCATACAATATTACATAGCAACAAACATCAGGTGTCAATAGCTGCCATCGAACCAACCAACAATCATCAAAAAATACACTCCACACTCCAACAAACATTAGTAAACAAAACACTGGGTTGTTGTGCCATACATATTTCTGATGCTTTTCTCACTgcatttgcaattttttttttcacttgattGAACAAGTGGAACTGTCAGGTTGAATTCATGTCACTCTTTTTGTAGCGGATGTCCACTGTAGTGATGCAGTCTATGGCCTTTATTCAGCACTCCTCCTCCGTTCCTGGATCACAGCTGTTCATCAATGGGGACCTGAGGCTCCACCAACAGATCCCACTGCCACACAGAGGTCTACATGCTGCCTACAATGTGAGAGTTTGTGTTCATACTTTACACCACACTTTTAAATGCTTTTTGTAGGTGTGTTTACGTGCTATATTTCTTTTTAGGTGTCAGTGGTCGAAACAGGGAGTCCCTTCGCTACTTCCTATGACTTGGCCAGCATCATCAGAGCCTATCAAGCAAGAAACTGTAAGAGAAAGtgtttatatgtatttgtatatgtcTGTGTTGTAAATTGATAGTTTCCAAAGCAAATATTCCTCCTTAATTCAGTTTTTCTCCTTAATTCAAATGTAAATGTTCAGTCGTAACTCACATTTAATGCCCGTTGAGACGCTTATACAGTGCCCTTCAAAAGtattttattcaaacaataaatagcacAGAATGTCTACACTCAGTTTCAGatctgcagactgtgcatttaaagTTAGagaagtaaccaacatgaaaaccagctGTCTATGagtaaaaaacaagcaactgtgaaactgagagaaaatggaaaatctATCAGAACCATTGCACAcatattgtccatagccagaacaacagttTTGAATGTCTTGAAGAAGAAattcgtcactggtgtactaaataacagatgttAACAGGTACACCAAGTAAAAAACTGCAGCAGTGGATGACAGGAACATTGCGAGTGCTGTGAAGAAATAATTTTTAGTGACATCAGCAGCAACCTCCACAAGGCAGgggtgaaggtatcacaatctactgttcactgAAGACTTCATGAACACAGAGGCTTCActagaaaataaaaaacactattaaTGAGGTGAATAGAAAGGCCAGGCTGGAATTTACCAGAGTACAAAGCCAAGCCTGTGGActaatgagacaaagattaacgtTTACTAATTTGATAGAAAGGcaagtttggaaaaaaaaaaaaaaggacctgTTTCTAAACATACCAGCTCATATCTGAAACACAATGGAGGTAGTGTTATGATTTGGGCTTGAATTATTTATTCTGGGACAGATTCATTAATATTCATTGATGCAAAGTGAACTCTGaggtctacagaaacattttgtctgtgaatttaaagaatGATGAAACCAAACTGAATGGAAGATTCTTCTTCATTCAGCAAGATattgacccaaaacacactgcctggaaaagcatcacaaaagaagAGGGCAAAgggttagtgatgtcagtgggtcacagacatgatgcagttactgtGCTGATTGGTATGTTGGTGTGTACCACAATGAACATCACCATCACACCAGTACAGaaagctaagaaaagaaaatgataGACAAACATGTGTAGGGTAAAGTAAGACCATTTCCAAGCAGCTTGATGTTCCTGCTACTACAGTTGCACATGTTATTCAGAAAGTTAAGATCTAAAGGACTGTAGCCAACCTCCCAGGACGAGGAAAATTAATGACAAATTGAGAGAGTAATATGAATTGTAACCGAATTGCCAAATACAACTCCCAAAGAATTTAGACGTAAATTCCAAAGTCAAGGTACATCAGTGTCAGATCACACAATCTGTCGCTGTTTCACCCAAAGTGTGCTTAATGTAAGACAACCCAGAAGGAAACAACTGTTAAGAGCAAATCATAAAAAAGCAACACTGCTAAATTAGCTAATAGCTATGTGGTGTCCCCAAAACATGCTGCCAAATAGCTGTACACAATGTTTAATAGCCTGCTGAACTTTTAGGATTCCATATCTTACTACTTAATGATCAGTGTTCACAGAAGTTGCTACTTCAGACCGAAAAATGATACGACATTAAACCAGCTGACTGGATATTCTAACTCGAATGTAAAAGGAACAAATTCCTGAAAGTTGCCAAGGCAGATTAAGGAAGATAGGATACTTATTTAGTTTCTTCCTGCCTCCCACCTACATTTCTGATCTTATTCATAGGTATTGACCTCCATGCTCTCCCCGCTCTGCTGACAAAAGTCTGCTTCCTGTTCTGCATACCTGATTACGCACTTTTGTAGATAGATCTCTGTTCGATT of the Astyanax mexicanus isolate ESR-SI-001 chromosome 10, AstMex3_surface, whole genome shotgun sequence genome contains:
- the tmem231 gene encoding transmembrane protein 231, whose amino-acid sequence is MAFYEVYSHPALIRYKTNVCTRATLFVLMVFCLTYIPPLLVAYKSQGFWLKRSTYEEQPVVQFQYQMLMIGATGTAGEFVAWSTFPDFNRLLGSNLRIPAVSVKEEDSNQDGKSDRLRLQLSVPLKAEEQIYSIQLLLTFSYQLFRMSTVVMQSMAFIQHSSSVPGSQLFINGDLRLHQQIPLPHRGLHAAYNVSVVETGSPFATSYDLASIIRAYQARNLTTYLSCPTPVWIIGRAVNAPFQINAEVRYPLETISYRPGFWEMIKFAWIQYVSVLLVFLWLFNHIQTFVFQNQVLPTVPKPLLKTHTQ